A single genomic interval of Corvus hawaiiensis isolate bCorHaw1 chromosome 5, bCorHaw1.pri.cur, whole genome shotgun sequence harbors:
- the FAM53A gene encoding protein FAM53A isoform X2, whose translation MVTLITEKLQNQSLDDLTCKTYNINLYSSEKLNKSGSLFPFEINDSPWKALNGGYPIQPDTTRNSAYPFPVCPFSTSAASNGSLPWQQESSNTSMVSGWISELNLNENSGQPLAPPTKRHCRSLSEPDELARCRSPWKPGSSKVWTPVSKRRCNSGGSATLQRCNSHGSATLQRSTSISLPQNILSLNNVFTITSFNTSPVPRPSSASSGFVDSSEGSTSSSTRWNSGGPCDFNPRRRLSLSQEHITETGNLMPSANSTPTSTPELSRRQGLLRCRSQPCVLNEKKSRLKRRREEDVRWNRPSLDFFKMTRVRFYFPLCGKGALAERLFLDQRTNL comes from the exons TACTCATCTGAGAAGCTGAACAAAAGTGGCAGCTTGTTCCCTTTCGAAATCAATG aCAGTCCTTGGAAAGCTTTAAATGGGGGTTACCCAATCCAGCCTGACACAACCAGGAATTCAGCTTACCCTTTCCCAGTGTGCCCGTTCAGCACCAGCGCTGCCAGCAATGGCAGTCTGCCGTGGCAGCAGGAATCTTCCAACACGTCCATGGTGTCAGGATGGATAAGCGAGTTAAACCTGAACGAGAACTCGGGTCAGCCCTTGGCACCGCCCACCAAGCGCCACTGCAGGTCCCTGTCGGAGCCGGACGAGCTGGCTCGCTGCCGGTCGCCCTGGAAGCCGGGCAGCTCCAAGGTTTGGACTCCAGTGTCAAAGAGACGCTGTAACAGCGGCGGCAGCGCTACCTTGCAGCGCTGCAACAGCCACGGAAGTGCCACCTTGCAGAGAAGCACAAGCATCAGCCTGCCACAAAACATCCTGTCCCTAAACAACGTCTTCACCATCACCAGCTTCAACACCTCTCCAGTACCCAGAccttcctctgccagcagcGGGTTTGTGGACAGCAGCGAGGGCAGCACAAGCTCCAGCACCCGCTGGAATTCTGGAGGCCCTTGTGACTTTAACCCAAGGCGCcgcctctccctctcccaggagCACATCACCGAGACAGGAAATCTCATGCCTTCAGCCAACAGCACTCCCACCTCCACACCCGAGCTCAGCCGGCGGCAGGGCCTGCTGAGGTGCCGCTCGCAGCCCTGCGTCCTGAACGAAAAGAAAAGCCGGCTGAAGCGCAGACGGGAGGAGGATGTACGATGGAACAGGCCATCGTTagacttttttaaaatgacacGGGTGAGATTTTACTTTCCTCTGTGTGGGAAGGGAGCTCTTGCAGAAAGGCTGTTTCTAGATCAGCGGACTAATTTGTAG
- the FAM53A gene encoding protein FAM53A isoform X1, with protein MVTLITEKLQNQSLDDLTCKTYNINLYSSEKLNKSGSLFPFEINEDSPWKALNGGYPIQPDTTRNSAYPFPVCPFSTSAASNGSLPWQQESSNTSMVSGWISELNLNENSGQPLAPPTKRHCRSLSEPDELARCRSPWKPGSSKVWTPVSKRRCNSGGSATLQRCNSHGSATLQRSTSISLPQNILSLNNVFTITSFNTSPVPRPSSASSGFVDSSEGSTSSSTRWNSGGPCDFNPRRRLSLSQEHITETGNLMPSANSTPTSTPELSRRQGLLRCRSQPCVLNEKKSRLKRRREEDVRWNRPSLDFFKMTRVRFYFPLCGKGALAERLFLDQRTNL; from the exons TACTCATCTGAGAAGCTGAACAAAAGTGGCAGCTTGTTCCCTTTCGAAATCAATG aagaCAGTCCTTGGAAAGCTTTAAATGGGGGTTACCCAATCCAGCCTGACACAACCAGGAATTCAGCTTACCCTTTCCCAGTGTGCCCGTTCAGCACCAGCGCTGCCAGCAATGGCAGTCTGCCGTGGCAGCAGGAATCTTCCAACACGTCCATGGTGTCAGGATGGATAAGCGAGTTAAACCTGAACGAGAACTCGGGTCAGCCCTTGGCACCGCCCACCAAGCGCCACTGCAGGTCCCTGTCGGAGCCGGACGAGCTGGCTCGCTGCCGGTCGCCCTGGAAGCCGGGCAGCTCCAAGGTTTGGACTCCAGTGTCAAAGAGACGCTGTAACAGCGGCGGCAGCGCTACCTTGCAGCGCTGCAACAGCCACGGAAGTGCCACCTTGCAGAGAAGCACAAGCATCAGCCTGCCACAAAACATCCTGTCCCTAAACAACGTCTTCACCATCACCAGCTTCAACACCTCTCCAGTACCCAGAccttcctctgccagcagcGGGTTTGTGGACAGCAGCGAGGGCAGCACAAGCTCCAGCACCCGCTGGAATTCTGGAGGCCCTTGTGACTTTAACCCAAGGCGCcgcctctccctctcccaggagCACATCACCGAGACAGGAAATCTCATGCCTTCAGCCAACAGCACTCCCACCTCCACACCCGAGCTCAGCCGGCGGCAGGGCCTGCTGAGGTGCCGCTCGCAGCCCTGCGTCCTGAACGAAAAGAAAAGCCGGCTGAAGCGCAGACGGGAGGAGGATGTACGATGGAACAGGCCATCGTTagacttttttaaaatgacacGGGTGAGATTTTACTTTCCTCTGTGTGGGAAGGGAGCTCTTGCAGAAAGGCTGTTTCTAGATCAGCGGACTAATTTGTAG